From Aricia agestis chromosome 11, ilAriAges1.1, whole genome shotgun sequence, a single genomic window includes:
- the LOC121732031 gene encoding allergen Tha p 1-like — protein sequence MKFLIACALVLTVVAAEDVLVTKDDNFDFTKVSHDELTAVAMCFMNQGPCNDLMLSYKQHYPGAIIDACKRCNDTQKKLSKVYFGRLQKELPDVYHQLRKHMDPENKYFSKFLVAIDLSE from the exons ATGAAATTCCTGATCGCGTGCGCTCTAGTGCTGACGGTGGTCGCCGCTGAAGACGTCCTGGTGACTAAGGACGACAATTTCGACTTCACCAAGGTCAGCCACGACGAGCTCACCGCTGTCGCCATGTGCTTCATGAACCAGGGACCCTGCAATGACCTGATGCTGAGCTACAAGC AACACTACCCTGGTGCAATAATCGACGCCTGCAAGCGCTGCAACGACACACAGAAGAAACTCTCCAAGGTCTACTTCGGCCGTCTCCAGAAAGAGCTTCCCGACGTCTACCATCAACTCAGGAAACACATGGACCCCGAGAACAAGTACTTCAGCAAGTTCTTGGTCGCCATCGACCtttcggaataa